ATCAGCGCGGTGCCGAGGTCGAGCCGGCCGTCATAGAGCGCGCGGCCGGTGATGACGCCCTCGATGCCGTCCGCGGCGTGGAGCGCCAGCAGCCGGATGTCCTCGATGCCGGCGACGCCGCCGCTGGCGATCACGGGGATGCTGCTCGCCAGCGCCAGTTCGACCGTCGCCTTGACGTTGCAGCCCTTGAGCAGCCCGTCCCGTCCGACATCGGTGAAGAGCAGCGCGGCGACGCCGGCATCCTCGAAACGCTTCGCCATCTCCTCGACGCGGACGGTGGAGACATCGGCCCAGCCGCGCGTCGCGACCAGGCCGTCGCGCGCATCGACCGCGACGACGACGGCGCCGGGGAAGGAGCGCGCGGCGTTGCGGACGAAATCGGGATCCTCAAGCGCCGCGGTGCCGATCACGATTCGCGCGACACCCAGCCCGAACCAGCGATCGGCCGCAGCCATGTCGCGAATGCCGCCGCCGAGCTGCACCCTGCCGGGGAAGGCGGCGACGATCGACTCGACCGCTCCAGCATTGACGGCGCGGCCGGCGAAGGCACCGTCGAGATCGACGACGTGAAGATGATCCGCGCCCTGCGCGGCGAAGGCGTGCGCCTGCGCCGCGGGATCGTCACCATAGACGGTGGCGCGGTCCATATCGCCCTCGGCGAGGCGGACGACCTGTCCGCCCTTCAGGTCGATCGCGGGGAAGATGATCAGGCTCATGGCCGCCAATCCAGGAAGCGCTTGAGAAAGGCGAGGCCATAGGCCTGGCTCTTCTCGGGGTGGAACTGGACGCCGACGATCGTGTCGCGGCCGATCGCGGCGGTCACGGGGCCGCCATGGTCGGTCCGCGCCAGTATGTCGGCGCCGGTGAAGGCATAGGAATGGAGGAAATAGGCCTCGCCGGCCGCGATCAGCGGGTGATCGCCGGCGGGCACGACATCGTTCCAGCCCATGTGTGGCACCTTGAGCGCCGCATCCTCCGGCGTCAGCAGGGCCACGGTGCCGGGGATCCAGCCGAGCCCGGCATGGCTGCCATGCTCCTCGCCGGTTTCGGCGAGCAATTGCATGCCGACGCAGATGCCGAGGAACGGCCGCCCGCTGCCGCGCACCGCCTGCTCGATCGCCTCGACCATGCCGGGGATCGCCCACAGCGAATCGCGGCAATGCGCGAAGGCGCCGACGCCGGGCAGGACGATGCGGTCGGCGGTGCGCACCAGATCGGGATCGGCGGTGACGGTGATATCGGTGGCGCCCGCCGCCTTGAGTGCGTTGTGGACGGAGTGAAGATTGCCCGCCCCATAATCGATCAGCGCGACGCGATCAGGCACCGCCGGCCGCGCCCCCCAACACACCCTTGGTCGACGGAATCGAATCGGCCTTGCGCGGATCGATCTCCACCGCCTGGCGCAACGCGCGCGCCAGCGCCTTGAACGCGCTTTCGACGATGTGGTGGTTGTTACGCCCGTACAGCGTTTCGCAGTGGAGCGTGATGCCCGCCGAGCCCGCAAAGCTGTGGAACCAGTGCTCGAACAGTTCGGCGTCCATATCGCCGAGGCGCGGCTGGCTGAATTCGGTCTTCCACACGAGGTAGGGACGGCCGGAGATATCGACCGCGACTCGGGTCAGCGTCTCGTCCATCGGCGCATAGGCGGTGCCGTAGCGGGTGATTCCCTTGCGGGTGCCCAGCGCCTGGCTGAACGCCTCGCCGATCGCGATGCCGCTATCTTCGGTGGTGTGGTGCTGGTCGATGTGGAGATCGCCCTCGGCCTTCACCTTGAGATCGATCAGCGAATGGCGCGAGAGCTGCTCGAGCATATGGTCGAGAAAGCCAATGCCTGTCGCGATTTCATAGACGCCGGTGCCGTCGAGATCGAGCTCGACCGCGATCGACGTTTCCTTTGTGCTGCGCTGAACCGAGCCCGTCCTCATGGCGAAGGGCCTATAGCGATCGACAAGGATGGCGCAACGCATCTTGACCCCCGGCGCCACACACGTCACGAGTCGCCCCGATGACTGACACCCCGCCCGACAGCCTGATCCCGTACGATGAAATCGTGCAGGAGGCCCTGCGCGCCGTGGTCGGCCGCGTACTGGGCCAGGTGGAGGCCGAAGGCGGCCTGCCCGGCGCCCATCATTTCTACATCACCTTCAAGACACGCGGCATCGGCGTGGAGATTCCCAGGCATCTGCTGGAACGCTTCCCGGACGAGATGACGATCGTGCTCCAGAACAAGTTCTGGGATCTGCGCGTCAGCGAAGACCGATTCGAAGTGGGCCTGAGCTTCAACCAGATGCCCGCCAAGCTGCTGATCCCGTTCGCGGCAGTGACCGGCTTCGTCGATCCGGCGGTCAATTTCGCACTGCAGTTCCAGGCGCAGGCCGCCGACGACCTCGACGGCACGCCCGATGTTCCGCAGAACGACGCGGTGGCGATCACCAGCGAGGACGGCTCCAACGTCGTCACGGTGGATTTCGGCCGGAAGAAATAAAGGATCGATCGTCGGCCGCGCCGACGCTCCGATGCCCTGCCGTTGTGGCGAGGGCTCAGCCCCCGAACCGGCCCTTCAGTTCGAGCATCGCGATGGCGGCCTTGGCCGACTCGCCGCCCTTGTCCTTCTCGGTGCGCCTGGCGCGGGTGAGCGCCTGCGCTTCATTCTCCACCGTCAGGATGCCGTTGCCGATCGGAATGCCGTCCATCGTCAGCGCCATCAGCCCGCGCGCGCTTTCGTTGGAGACGATCTCGAAATGATAGGTCTCGCCGCGGATGACCACCCCGAGCGCGACGAAGCCGTCATAGCGGCCGGTTTCCGCCGCCAGCGCCACCGCCGCCGGAATTTCCAGCGCGCCGGGAACGGTCACGGTTTCGTGCGAATGGCCGGCATCCTCCAGCGCGGCGCGCGCGCCTTCGAGCAGCAGATCGTTGAGATGGTCGTAGAACCGGGCTTCGACAATCAGAAAACGTGCCATCAATCGGCCTTTCCGGCGGTGGGGATCGGCCGTTCGCCGACGATGTTGAGCCCGTAGCCGGCGAGCGCGACGAGGGTGTGCTGTGCATTGGTCAGCAGGATCATGTCGTGGATGCCGAGTTCGGCGAGAATCTGCGCGCCGATGCCATAGTCGCGCAGTTCGTGCATGTCGTTCTCGGAACCCGAGCGCGCGGCGATGATGCGGCTGAACATGTTGGGCACGTTGCGGTTGATCAGCACGACCACGCCTTCGCCTTCCGCGCCGATGATCCTCATCGCGCCTTCCAGAAGCCCGCTGCGGTCGCTCAGTTCGCCCAGCGTGTCGCCGAACAGGTTGAGCTGATGCATCCGTACGAGGGTTGGCTTGGTGGTGTCGAGCCGACCCTTCACCAGCGCCAGCGACTCGGTGCCGAGCGCCTTGTTGCGGTAGCAGATCACCCTCCAGTCGCCGCCGAAGTGGCTTTGGATGGGCGCTTCGGAGACCTTCTCGATGTCGTGATCGTAGCGGCGGCGATAGGCGATCAGATCGCGGATCGTGCCGATCTTGAGGTTGTGGCGCTGCGCGAAGGCGACGAGATCGTCGAGGCGCGCCATCGTGCCATCGTCGTTCATCACCTCGCAGATCACACCCGACGGGTTGAGTCCGGCGAGGCGCGAGACGTCGACTGCCGCCTCGGTGTGGCCGGCGCGGACGAGCACGCCGCCGGGCTTGGCGACGAGCGGGAAGACATGCCCCGGCGTGACGATATTCTCCGCACCTTTCGAGGCATCGATCGCGACGGCGACGGTGCGCGCGCGGTCGGCCGCCGAAATGCCCGTCGAGACGCCTTCCTTGGCCTCGATCGAGATGGTGAAGGCGGTCTCGTGCCGCGTGCCGTTGTTGCGGCTCATCAGCGGCAGCCCGAGCTGGTCGACCCGTTCCTTCGCGAGCGCGAGGCAGATCAGCCCGCGGCCGTGCGTCGCCATGAAATTGATCGCGTCGGGCGTCGCCATCTGCGCGGGGATGACGAGGTCCCCCTCATTCTCGCGATCCTCATCGTCGACGAGGATGAACATGCGGCCGTTGCGCGCCTCGTCGATGATCTCTTCGGGGCTGGAGAGAAAACCGTGGCGCAGCCGCGCCGGTTCAGGATTGGAAGACATGACGAACCTGCTCCATGCGGCCCAGGTAGCGGGCCAGGATATCGATCTCGATGTGTACGGCGTCCCCGGCCGCGAGTTGGCCGAAGGTGGTCACCGCCGCGGTGTGCGGGATGATGTTGATGCCGAAGACGACCGCATCGGCGCTGTCCTCGACGGTGTTGACGGTCAGCGAGATGCCGTCGAGCGCGACCGACCCCTTGGGCGCCAGATAGGGCGCGAGCGACCGGCCGGTGCTGACGGTGATGCGCAGCGAATCGCCCTGCGGCTCGATCGCGGCGACGGTGCCGATGCCGTCGACATGGCCCGCGACGATATGTCCGCCGAGTTCGTCGCCCAGCTTCATCGCGCGTTCGAGGTTGAGCGGAGCGCCCGCCTGCCAGCGGCCGGGTGCGGTGCGCGCCACGGTTTCGGCGGAGAGATCGACCGCGAACCAGCCCTCGCCCTTGTCGACCACGGTCAGGCAGGCGCCCGAACAGGCGATCGAGGCGCCGAGCGCGATGGTGCCGGTGTCGAACGCGGTGCGGATCGTCGCACGCAGGTCTCCCCGCTGTTCGACGCTGTCGATCGTGCCGACGTCGGTGATGATCCCGGTGAACATTCAATCCTGCTCCAGCGCGCGCTCGTAGACCTCAAGCCGGTCGCTGCCAAGCATCCACGTATCGGCCAGCCGCCAGCGTCCGTGCGCGTCGGCGAGACGGGCGAGGCCGATGTCGCCCAGCGCATGGCGGCCGCCGCCGCCGATCAGGATCGGTGCCCGGTAGAGCAGCAGCCGATCGACCATGTCGGCGGCGAGGAAGGCGGCGGCGGCACCCGCGCCGCCCTCGACCAGCAGATGGTCGACGGCGCTGAGCGCGGCGATGTCCTGGGGCGCGGCAATCGCGGTCCACCCCTCCGGCGCGCTGCCGCGGGTCAGCACCAGCCGGCGCGGGCTGCGCGGTTCGAGGCCGGGCAGGCGGACATCGAGTCGCGGCGCGTCTGCGTCCAGCGTGCCGCGGCCGACGAGGATCGCCTCGCTCAGCGCGCGCTGGAGGTGACCATGCGCGCGCGCGGCGGCGCCGGTGATCCAGCGGCTCTCGCCGTTGGCCATTGCGATGCAGCCATCGAGCGAGGTGGCGAGTTTCAACGTCACATGGGGACGGCCGTGGCGGCGCTGGGTAAAATAGCCTTCCATCGAGCGCCGGCAGGCCGCGGCGGCCCCACCGAAGCCGACGCGGATGCCTGCCGCGGCGAGCCGATCATGGCCCTTGCCGTCGGTGCGGGGATCGGGATCGCGCAGGCCGGAGACGACGCGCGCGACACCGGCGGCGGCGAGCAGCCCCGAGCAATGCGGGCCGCGCGGGCTCTGATGCGCGCAGGGTTCCAGGGTGGTGTAGACGGTGGCGCCGCGCGCACGCTCCCCCGCTTCGGCGAGCGCCATCGCCTCGGCATGCGGCCGCCCGCCGGGCTGGCACCAGCCGCGGCCGACGACCAGCCCATCCTTGACGATCAGGCAGCCGACATTGGGATTGGGCGCGGTCTGCCCGCGACCGCGACGGCCGAGGGCGGCAGCGGCGGCCATGTAGCGGTCGTCGATCGCCGCCTGGTCGGCGGATCCGCGGGTAAGAGGCGTCGCCCCCGTCAGCTCTGTCGTCATGACGGGCCGGGCGACTCAGTCGGCGCGGCCGATGCCTACCGACTGCATCTCTTTTTGTAGCTTCTTGTACTGGTCGCGCTGCTCGATCCGCTTGATCTCACGCTCCCCCTCGGCAAGATCGCGCTTGGCCTGATCGATCTTCTGCTGCGCCTTGATGATCGCGTCGCTGCGCTCGGCTTCCCAGCTCTCGACATATTGCACGTCGCGCTTCCACGGCTTTTCGTGCTTGAAATCGCCGAGGAAGAGCAGCGCGATGACGATCGTGGTGACGATCGACGCCGCGGCGAAGAGCAGCCCATGCCGATGGCGGGAGAAGAACACGCCCTTGAGGTCGGCGAGGAAACCCTTGGGCGAGGCAGGACGGGGAAGGAAAGCCATGCCCCCAAGATAAGCCTTGCGTGGGCCAAGCGCTAGCCCGGCGCCTGACCCACGCATATGATCAGCTTTCAAGCCGGAAATGCACGGTCATCTGCTTCCAGCTTTCCACCGCGACGCCATCGCGCGTTGCCGGTTTGAACCGCCAGCGCCTGAGCGCCTGTTCCTCGGTGGCCTTGAAGAATCCGGGATCGTCGGCCGCGACG
The window above is part of the Sphingomonas sanxanigenens DSM 19645 = NX02 genome. Proteins encoded here:
- the hisH gene encoding imidazole glycerol phosphate synthase subunit HisH, coding for MPDRVALIDYGAGNLHSVHNALKAAGATDITVTADPDLVRTADRIVLPGVGAFAHCRDSLWAIPGMVEAIEQAVRGSGRPFLGICVGMQLLAETGEEHGSHAGLGWIPGTVALLTPEDAALKVPHMGWNDVVPAGDHPLIAAGEAYFLHSYAFTGADILARTDHGGPVTAAIGRDTIVGVQFHPEKSQAYGLAFLKRFLDWRP
- a CDS encoding SspB family protein, translated to MTDTPPDSLIPYDEIVQEALRAVVGRVLGQVEAEGGLPGAHHFYITFKTRGIGVEIPRHLLERFPDEMTIVLQNKFWDLRVSEDRFEVGLSFNQMPAKLLIPFAAVTGFVDPAVNFALQFQAQAADDLDGTPDVPQNDAVAITSEDGSNVVTVDFGRKK
- a CDS encoding riboflavin synthase, which produces MFTGIITDVGTIDSVEQRGDLRATIRTAFDTGTIALGASIACSGACLTVVDKGEGWFAVDLSAETVARTAPGRWQAGAPLNLERAMKLGDELGGHIVAGHVDGIGTVAAIEPQGDSLRITVSTGRSLAPYLAPKGSVALDGISLTVNTVEDSADAVVFGINIIPHTAAVTTFGQLAAGDAVHIEIDILARYLGRMEQVRHVFQS
- the ribD gene encoding bifunctional diaminohydroxyphosphoribosylaminopyrimidine deaminase/5-amino-6-(5-phosphoribosylamino)uracil reductase RibD, translating into MAAAAALGRRGRGQTAPNPNVGCLIVKDGLVVGRGWCQPGGRPHAEAMALAEAGERARGATVYTTLEPCAHQSPRGPHCSGLLAAAGVARVVSGLRDPDPRTDGKGHDRLAAAGIRVGFGGAAAACRRSMEGYFTQRRHGRPHVTLKLATSLDGCIAMANGESRWITGAAARAHGHLQRALSEAILVGRGTLDADAPRLDVRLPGLEPRSPRRLVLTRGSAPEGWTAIAAPQDIAALSAVDHLLVEGGAGAAAAFLAADMVDRLLLYRAPILIGGGGRHALGDIGLARLADAHGRWRLADTWMLGSDRLEVYERALEQD
- the ribB gene encoding 3,4-dihydroxy-2-butanone-4-phosphate synthase, coding for MSSNPEPARLRHGFLSSPEEIIDEARNGRMFILVDDEDRENEGDLVIPAQMATPDAINFMATHGRGLICLALAKERVDQLGLPLMSRNNGTRHETAFTISIEAKEGVSTGISAADRARTVAVAIDASKGAENIVTPGHVFPLVAKPGGVLVRAGHTEAAVDVSRLAGLNPSGVICEVMNDDGTMARLDDLVAFAQRHNLKIGTIRDLIAYRRRYDHDIEKVSEAPIQSHFGGDWRVICYRNKALGTESLALVKGRLDTTKPTLVRMHQLNLFGDTLGELSDRSGLLEGAMRIIGAEGEGVVVLINRNVPNMFSRIIAARSGSENDMHELRDYGIGAQILAELGIHDMILLTNAQHTLVALAGYGLNIVGERPIPTAGKAD
- the ribH gene encoding 6,7-dimethyl-8-ribityllumazine synthase, coding for MARFLIVEARFYDHLNDLLLEGARAALEDAGHSHETVTVPGALEIPAAVALAAETGRYDGFVALGVVIRGETYHFEIVSNESARGLMALTMDGIPIGNGILTVENEAQALTRARRTEKDKGGESAKAAIAMLELKGRFGG
- the hisB gene encoding imidazoleglycerol-phosphate dehydratase HisB, with the protein product MRTGSVQRSTKETSIAVELDLDGTGVYEIATGIGFLDHMLEQLSRHSLIDLKVKAEGDLHIDQHHTTEDSGIAIGEAFSQALGTRKGITRYGTAYAPMDETLTRVAVDISGRPYLVWKTEFSQPRLGDMDAELFEHWFHSFAGSAGITLHCETLYGRNNHHIVESAFKALARALRQAVEIDPRKADSIPSTKGVLGGAAGGA
- the hisA gene encoding 1-(5-phosphoribosyl)-5-[(5-phosphoribosylamino)methylideneamino]imidazole-4-carboxamide isomerase — encoded protein: MSLIIFPAIDLKGGQVVRLAEGDMDRATVYGDDPAAQAHAFAAQGADHLHVVDLDGAFAGRAVNAGAVESIVAAFPGRVQLGGGIRDMAAADRWFGLGVARIVIGTAALEDPDFVRNAARSFPGAVVVAVDARDGLVATRGWADVSTVRVEEMAKRFEDAGVAALLFTDVGRDGLLKGCNVKATVELALASSIPVIASGGVAGIEDIRLLALHAADGIEGVITGRALYDGRLDLGTALMTAA